The Microbulbifer sp. TB1203 nucleotide sequence TCGTAGAGCAACTTTGCCTCGCGGTCGAAATTGCGCTGGCCGGCACCGGCCAGCCTCTCCGCGTGGGCAATAACCGCGCGCAGTTGGGTCTTCAGGTAGTGCGCGCGGAGGCTTTCCAGGGAACCGTCCGCGGGGATTGCCCTGGGCAACTGTTGCATCAGTTCTTTCGCGCGTTGGGCGATATTCGCAGGCGAGGCTTTGCTTTGCGCCGCCTTGTTCTTCCACTCTTCCGGGCCGTAATAGGCGTCCACATAACTCTTGTCGTGATTACCCAGTTCCAGTACCAGTTGCACATATTCCCGGGCCATCCGATCCATACCCGCCTCCCCTGTCTCTGCGGTTTCCGCCTGCTCCGCTACCCCGTCATCGACCACCGCCTCGCCGGCCATTTCCTCTTTCTTGCCACCGCAGGCGCTCATGGCCAGCAATACTGCCATCAGAGGTAACAGTTTGTGCAGTGCACAAAAAAAATTCATACCGATGCCCTTATTGTTGGAAAGTTATTATCCTAGCGAAATTCCCTCCAGGTGTAACCGGCGGATTACCCAACCGCGGCACCACATCGTCCTCCAGGAGCCCATCAGCGACTGTCAAAAGCGATCGGCGGACGCCGCCCGCCAGTCCCGGGCATATTCCGGAGGCAGGTCGTTCTCCAGCAGCTGGCCGGGCCGGAGCTGTGGATACAGGTCTGCGTAGGGTTGGGCGGGCCCGTATTCGGGGCGGTGAAAAATCAAGTCCGGGGAAAGTTCATCCGGGTGCGCACAGCCCAGCGCCGCGGTCAATTTAAGAAAGGCGTCGATGGTGCCGCGGTGAAAATTTCGTACCCGTACGCCCTTGGAATGGACATCAACTGCGCGCACTCGCCGCGGGTCCTGAGTGGTGACGCCGGTGGGGCACTTGTTGGTGTGGCAACGCCGTGCCTGAATGCAACCGACGGCAAACATGAACGGCCGCGCGGCGTTGCAGGCGTTGGCTCCCAGCGCGTGCTTGACCACCATATCGAAGCCCATGGCCACCTTGCCGCTGGCGATAATGCGGATATCGTCGCGCAGGCCAGTGCCCACCAGGGCGTTGTGGACAAACGGCAGAGCGTCATTGATATAAGAGCCGAGACGGTCGGTGAACTCCGTGGGAGCCGCGCCAGTGCCACCCTCCGCGCCATCCACGGTGATAAAGTCCGGCAATATGCCGGTTTCACGCATGGCTTTGCAGATTCCCATAAACTCGGAACGCCAGCCCAGGCACAGCTTGAATCCGACAGGCTTGCCGCCGGCCAGCTCACGTACCCCGGCGATAAATTCCAGCAGGCCGGTGGGGGTATCGAATTCCGGATGGCTGGGCGGAGAAAGGCAATCCCTTCCCATCTCGATGCCGCGTGTGCGGGCAATCTCCTCGGTGATTTTGACCGCGGGCAGCAAACCGCCGTAGGAAGGCTTGGCGCCCTGCGAGAGCTTGATCTCGATCATCTTTACATGTTCGTTCGCCGCCTTCTCCGCAAACTCTTGTGCATCGAAGCGCCCTGTCTTTGTTCGGCAGCCAAAATACGCCGAACCCAGTTCCCAGATGACGTCCGCCCCGTATTCCAGGTGGTAGGGGCTCAACCCGCCTTCACCCGTGTTGTGGGCGAAACCACCGAGAGCAGCGCCGCGGTTCATGGCTCGAATGGCGTTGGCGGACAGGGACCCGAAACTCATCGCCGAAATATTCAGGCGCGAACCGTGGTAGGGTCTGTCGCACTGGGGGCCGCCAAAGACGATTCGACCGGCGGATTCATCGAGTTCTCTTACCACCAGCGAATGCCGGGCAAAATCGAAACCGGCGTTTTCAACATCCTGTATGGTTCCGAAAGCCGAGATGTCCGGCTTTCCGTCGGCACGGGCGTTGACGGTGTTGCGTTGTTCCCGGTTAAAGGGCCGGCCGCTGGTTTCCGATTCAAAGAAATACTGACGCAATTCGGGTCGGAGAAACTCGAGCAGATAGCGCAGGTGTCCGATCACCGGATAATTGTTCAAGACATTGTGGCGGGAAAAAACGTCGTAGATACCTATGGCTATAAGAGGGAGGACCACGCCCAGCAACCACCACGCCGGCGGCCAGAACCATCCCCCGGCTGCCACCAACAGAGGGGTGAGCACGGCAAGATAATAGAAGACCGTTCGCACCATCGGTTCGGCTCAGCCGTTACGCCGGGGCGGAAGACAAAGTTTGTGCCGGCGGCGGCAATGGCGATACACGTGATATCTCCTTTCTTACTTCACCCTTGGCGGAAGGACAAGCGGTGGCCAACTGCGTAGTTATTTTTACGGCACTTCGACGAGCCAACTATAGCCCTCTCACGGACAAACACCAACCTCTCCGGGTTTCTTGAAACAGCCCAGGAATGCCTGCACCTTGCGCTTGCGGCGCATATCGCGGTGGGTCACAGTCGGGGACGAACACAGCCCCAAGCGGGCTGCGCGATCCGGTGGAGCCCACCTCCCGCACCGTACGGCTAAGCGTGGAACCCGAAACGGAAGCAACCGCAGTCTGCCCCAATGGCACTATGCTTAAACGACAAACTTTCAGTCAATGGCGCTGGATTCCGGCGCCTTTTTATATCTCCAGATGCCCCAGGCCAGCTTTCGCTTTTACCGGGAACTGAACGACTTCCTTCCGCGGGCGCAGCGGCAATGCACGCTCACCCTCACCTTTGGAGTGCCCGGCTCAGTCAAGGACGCCATCGAAAGCCTCGGCGTGCCCCACACAGAGGTTGACCTGATACTGGCCAATGGCGAATCGGTGGATTTCAATTATCGGGTACAGGACGGCGACCGCATCAGCGTCTACCCCCAGTTCGAACGCCTGGATATAACGCCACTCACCCGTCTGCGCTCCCAACCGTTGCGCGAACCGCGCTTCGTACTCGACTGCCACCTGGGACGCCTGGCGCGCTACCTGCGTATGCTGGGGTTCGACACCCTGTACCGGCCCGATTACCACGACGATACGTTGCTGCAGATATCCCTGAAACAAAAGCGCATCCTGCTCACCCGCGACCGCGGCCTGCTCAAGCGGAGCGAGCTGGAGCACGGCTATTACGTCCGCGCCACCAAGCCCCGCCAACAGCTGGCCGAAGTGGTGCAGCGGCTGCAACTGGAGCGCAGGGCTCTTCCCTTTTCCCGCTGTATCGCCTGCAACGGCACCCTGGCTGCGGTGACGAAAAGAGCGGTGGAACCGCTGCTGCCGGAGAATACCCGGCACTATTTTCACGAATTCTTCCAGTGCAGGGACTGCCGGCGCGTCTACTGGAAAGGCAGCCATTTCGAACGCATGCAGTTGCTGGTACAGGAAGTGCTGCAACACACCGGCGATAGCAGCGAACCGCCAGCATGACATTTTCCCAGGAGTACTTCACGGGCAATGGTAAAGTTTCCATTGCATTTTGGGACTTATTTGGTTATTTTTCCCATAACGAGCGGCTATTTATCCCAGAGTGGAGGTGGAGACGGTCTATGCACAAGATCCAGGTTGATCCGGAACACGCCCTGGCAGAGGGCTTTTTCGGCGCCGCCGCGGCCCTCGGGCTCGGCAATACCGAACTGATGGCGGTGCTGGGACTTAGCCGCTCCTCCCTGGGCCGCCTCAAGCAGGGGGGCACCATAGATCCCTGCTCCAAGACCGGCGAGATCGCCATGCTGGTGATCCGCATCTACCGCTCCCTGGTGCCGCTGAACGGCGGCGATACCGCCAACATCCGCCACTTCATGCAAACCTACAACCACCATCTGGGCGGCCGCCCGGTGGAACTTATCCAACGCATCGACGGCCTCGCGCGAACCTGTAACTACCTGGACGCCATTCGGGGCGCAGCTTGAGCACCTCGGGACACGGCTCGAATATCTGGGCCGAGGCGCAGGGAGAGCGCTACATCCGTCCGCTGGACGGCCAGTGCTGGCGCATCGTGGAAAGCCAGCGCCAAGTGGCCACGGTGTCGATCACCAGCAGCCTGGAGAGCCAGGCAGTACTGGAGGAACTGCTGGAAACCCACAGCAAGCCGCCCCTGCCACCGGCAGCCGCCGACCTGCACTACCTGCTCGGCTCACCCTTCCGTTATCCGCCATTGCTCTGGGGCTCCCGTTTCGGCCGGCACTTCGAGCCGGGAATATTCTACGGCGCAGTGCAGATAGATACCGCCCTCGCGGAGTGCGCCTTCTATCGTTTTGTATACCTGTCCGGCATGGATACCCCGCCCCCCAACCGCATCGACACCCAGCACACCGCCTTCACCCTGCGCTACAGCTGCGAGCGGGCCGTACTGCTGCAGCAGCCGCCGTTCAACCGCTATCCGTCCCTCAGTTCCCCCTCGAGCTACCGCGACAGCCAGGCTCTGGGCAGCGAAATGCGCGAGCTCGGGGTGCAGCTGGCGCAGTATGTCTCCGCACGGGACCGGTGCGGCGGCATCAACGTGGCTATTTTCGATCCCACAGCACTGGTGAGCAGGCGCCCGGCGCGGGAGACGGGTATCTATTCCCAGGCCACTATCGATCGCGTCGAATTCAAGGTGGGCAGCCGCCTGTACCAATTTGCCCGCAGCCAGTTCGAAGTGGACGGCCGGTTGCCGATGCCGCCCTCTTAATCAACCCCGCTATACTGGCCTAGCCCCCTTCCCTCCGTTGCTCGATCTCCTCTTCTTCCGGTTCGAATTCCTCCGACACCGGCGCCCTGCGCAATACCACGAAACCCGCAATGCCGGCGATCACCGACGCCAGCAATACACCGGCCTTGGCCTGCACCAGCAGTTCGGGATTGCCGGGAAAAGCCAGTTCGGAAATAAAGATCGACATGGTAAAGCCGATCCCTCCCAACAGCGCCACGCCGACAATATGGTGAAAGCTGGCGGCGGTGGGCAGCGTGCCAAACCCCAGCTTCCAACCCAGCCAGGTGGCGCCGACGATCCCCACCAGCTTGCCCAGCACCAGGCCGCAGATCACCCCCAGGGTCACCGGATTGAATACCGCGGCGGTACTGGTAAAGCTGTCCACGGGAATGCCGGCATTGGCCAGGGCAAAAATAGGGATCACCAGAAAAGCCACCGGTATATGCAGGCGTGTCTCCATGCGCTGCAATGGCGACTGCGCCATAGTGACTCCATTGCCCAGCGCGTTCACCCGCGCGCGCAGGGCGTCGTTGGCGATGATCCTGTCGCCGGGGCGAAAGCAGCGGTCAAAGCTGCGGATAATATCCTTGACGAAAGTGCTGAATGCCACTGGATCGTACTTCGGCCGGGCCGGGATGGCCATAGCGGTGACCACCCCCGCCAGGGTGGCGTGCACACCGGTGAGATGCAGCTCGTACCAGAGTAAAACACCCACAAAGATATACGCGGGAGAGCGACGTACGCCGGCGAATTTCAGCAACCAGAGGATTACCACCAATATACCCGCCACCCCCAGCGCCACCATATTGACGCTGTCGGTGTACCAGATGGCGATCACCAGTATCGCGCCCAAGTCATCGACGATGGCCAACGCCACCAGGAAGGTCACCACCGCCCGCGGCACCCGGTTGCCCAGCAGGGCGATACAGCCCACCGCGAAGGCGATATCCGTGGCCATGGGGACCCCCCAGCCCCGCTCGCCCTCGGTACCGCTGTTGAAAGCTGCGTAGATCAGCGCCGGCACCAGCATGCCGCCGACGGCCGCCATCACCGGCAGCACCGCATGTTTCAGGTCCGACAGCTCGCCCACCAGAAACTCTCGCTTGAGTTCCAGGCCTACGAGAAAGAAGAAGATGGCCATCAGGCCGTCGTTGATCCAATGGTGCAGGCTGAGGGAGAAGTCCCAGCCACCGGCATTCAGGCTAACGGGCAGTTCCAGCAGGTGTTCATAGCCTTCCTGCAACGGGGAATTGGCTATGATCAGGGCAATCACCGCGCAGGTTATCAACAGCAGGCCGCTGCTGCTCTGGCGGTGAATAAACTCCTCGAAGGGCGTTACCAGGCGCCCAAAGGCCCCCTCCAGAGGTGCCTGGAAAACTCTCCCCTTGCGAACCCTGAATTTGCCCAGAACGCCTTTCGCCATCTACCGCCCCTCCCGTATCCACTAAGCATAGAGCTTCTCAACGGTGGGGGCGGAGGTTAGCATGGCATCCACTTCATCCATTGCCGACAGAACTTCATCACCATTTATGACTCGACTGGATCTGCTACTGGTACAGCGCCACCTGGCCAGTTCCCGCACCCACGCCAAGAAGCTGGTGGATGCCGGCCGGGTATGGCTCGCCAGTGGCGCCGGCTGGCAACCGGCGCAGAAAGCCGGGCAGCCGGTGGGCGAGGACTGGGAGCTGCGGGTGGAGCCGTTGCCGGAAGACCGCTATGTCTCCCGCGCCGGGCTCAAGCTGGCGGCAATCCTGGACTACACAGGTCTGGACCCGCGCGGCTGGCGCGCCCTGGATGTGGGCTGCTCCACCGGCGGTTTCAGCGACTGCCTGCTACAGCGCGGCGCGGAGCTGGTAGTGGGGGTGGACGTGGGGCGCGGCCAACTGGCGCAGAAACTGCGCGACGAGCCCCGCATGCGGCTGTTCGAGGGCGTGAATGCCCGCAATCTGGAGGCCGCACAACTGGCGCCCTATGGCAACGGTGGTTTCGACGCCATTGTGATGGACGTGTCGTTTATCTCCCAAACCCTGATACTGCCCCGTCTGCCGGCACTGTTGAAGCCCGGCGGTCACCTGCTCAGTCTGGTAAAACCCCAGTTCGAGGTGGGGCCGGAACATATCGGCAAGGGCGGGCTGGTGCGGGACGAAAAGCTCTATCCCCAGGTGCGGGAAAAAATCACCGCTCTGTGCGAATCGCTGGGACTGGAAGTGGAGGCCTATATCGACAGCCCGATCAAGGGCGGGGACGGCAACCGGGAATTTCTGCTCTGGGCACAGAAGGCCAGGGAAAACCTTCTGTAGGAGCGGCGGGGCGGCCATCCGCCGTTGGCCGCGATCTGCTTCGCCAACGACAATGCCGCTCGCGGCCAACGGCCGCTCCTACAACAAGAAGAGCTTCCAACCGCGGTTACAGGATTTCCGTCACCACCTCGGTCTTCACCGAATTGGCGATAAAGCACTGCTCGTGAGACTGGTGATGGATCTTTTCCAACTGCTCGCGGGAGGGCTGCCTATCCCCGGAAAACTCGATCTGCGGGCGCAGGGTCACGCGGGTCATCGCCATCCTGCCGTCGGCATCCTTTTCCATCACCCCCACCGCCTCATCGCGGTATTGGTCCACGACAAATCCCCGCTTGGCGGCAATGGCGAGAAAGAACAGCATATGGCAGCTGGAGAGTGCGGCCACGAACGCCTCTTCCGGGTCCACATTCTCCGCTACCGAAAGGGGCAGTGGCACCACGTGGGGTGAAGAAGAAGCGGGCACTTCCAGACCGCCGTCAAACTGCCAGACGTGGCCGCGGCTGTACCGGTTGTCGGTAAAGTCCTGGCCATTCCTCCACCAGAGAATCGTGGATGAATATTCGGACATCAGGGTAAGAGTCTCTGCAGTTTGGCTTTGAAGCCGTGGTCCGGTACTTCCGTCGGTGAACTGGTGCGGGTAGGGCGCAACGCCAACTGGCCCTGGCAGTTTGGACAGCTGTGTTTCAGCGCCTCGCTGCACTGCGGGCAGAAAGTACACTCGTAGGAGCAGATATAGGCCCGATCAGCCAGTCCCAGTCGAACGCCGCAGCGCTCACAGCTCGATTTCATTCTCAACATGGCAGCCCCGTTTGGTACATTAAACAAAAAACGGAGCGCCAGCCGGGAGGCTCGTTGCTACTCCGCTTCCAGTTGTCGGTCGGTGCGCGCGGCCATAATAAAGTCGTTCTTGTGCAACCCTTTGGCCTCGTGGCTCCACCAGGTCACAGTGACCTTGCCCCACTCAGTCAACAGTGCCGGATGGTGACCGGCCTCTTCCGCAATCTCGCCCACGCGGTTGGTAAACGCCAGCGCCTGCTTGAAATTGCGGAATTTGAACACCCGCTCCAATTGCATAATTCCGCCGCGGGAGACCGGGGTCCAGTCGGGGATTTCCCGCAACAATTCCGCCAGCTCTTCGTCGCTGACCAGCGGCGCATCGGCGCGGCAGGCTTCACATTTTTGCTGGGCGAGATCGGTCATGGGGCAGCTCCTGTCAATT carries:
- a CDS encoding FMN-binding glutamate synthase family protein, producing the protein MVRTVFYYLAVLTPLLVAAGGWFWPPAWWLLGVVLPLIAIGIYDVFSRHNVLNNYPVIGHLRYLLEFLRPELRQYFFESETSGRPFNREQRNTVNARADGKPDISAFGTIQDVENAGFDFARHSLVVRELDESAGRIVFGGPQCDRPYHGSRLNISAMSFGSLSANAIRAMNRGAALGGFAHNTGEGGLSPYHLEYGADVIWELGSAYFGCRTKTGRFDAQEFAEKAANEHVKMIEIKLSQGAKPSYGGLLPAVKITEEIARTRGIEMGRDCLSPPSHPEFDTPTGLLEFIAGVRELAGGKPVGFKLCLGWRSEFMGICKAMRETGILPDFITVDGAEGGTGAAPTEFTDRLGSYINDALPFVHNALVGTGLRDDIRIIASGKVAMGFDMVVKHALGANACNAARPFMFAVGCIQARRCHTNKCPTGVTTQDPRRVRAVDVHSKGVRVRNFHRGTIDAFLKLTAALGCAHPDELSPDLIFHRPEYGPAQPYADLYPQLRPGQLLENDLPPEYARDWRAASADRF
- a CDS encoding Mut7-C RNAse domain-containing protein, which translates into the protein MALDSGAFLYLQMPQASFRFYRELNDFLPRAQRQCTLTLTFGVPGSVKDAIESLGVPHTEVDLILANGESVDFNYRVQDGDRISVYPQFERLDITPLTRLRSQPLREPRFVLDCHLGRLARYLRMLGFDTLYRPDYHDDTLLQISLKQKRILLTRDRGLLKRSELEHGYYVRATKPRQQLAEVVQRLQLERRALPFSRCIACNGTLAAVTKRAVEPLLPENTRHYFHEFFQCRDCRRVYWKGSHFERMQLLVQEVLQHTGDSSEPPA
- a CDS encoding MbcA/ParS/Xre antitoxin family protein codes for the protein MHKIQVDPEHALAEGFFGAAAALGLGNTELMAVLGLSRSSLGRLKQGGTIDPCSKTGEIAMLVIRIYRSLVPLNGGDTANIRHFMQTYNHHLGGRPVELIQRIDGLARTCNYLDAIRGAA
- a CDS encoding RES family NAD+ phosphorylase; the encoded protein is MSTSGHGSNIWAEAQGERYIRPLDGQCWRIVESQRQVATVSITSSLESQAVLEELLETHSKPPLPPAAADLHYLLGSPFRYPPLLWGSRFGRHFEPGIFYGAVQIDTALAECAFYRFVYLSGMDTPPPNRIDTQHTAFTLRYSCERAVLLQQPPFNRYPSLSSPSSYRDSQALGSEMRELGVQLAQYVSARDRCGGINVAIFDPTALVSRRPARETGIYSQATIDRVEFKVGSRLYQFARSQFEVDGRLPMPPS
- the nhaA gene encoding Na+/H+ antiporter NhaA, which produces MAKGVLGKFRVRKGRVFQAPLEGAFGRLVTPFEEFIHRQSSSGLLLITCAVIALIIANSPLQEGYEHLLELPVSLNAGGWDFSLSLHHWINDGLMAIFFFLVGLELKREFLVGELSDLKHAVLPVMAAVGGMLVPALIYAAFNSGTEGERGWGVPMATDIAFAVGCIALLGNRVPRAVVTFLVALAIVDDLGAILVIAIWYTDSVNMVALGVAGILVVILWLLKFAGVRRSPAYIFVGVLLWYELHLTGVHATLAGVVTAMAIPARPKYDPVAFSTFVKDIIRSFDRCFRPGDRIIANDALRARVNALGNGVTMAQSPLQRMETRLHIPVAFLVIPIFALANAGIPVDSFTSTAAVFNPVTLGVICGLVLGKLVGIVGATWLGWKLGFGTLPTAASFHHIVGVALLGGIGFTMSIFISELAFPGNPELLVQAKAGVLLASVIAGIAGFVVLRRAPVSEEFEPEEEEIEQRREGG
- a CDS encoding TlyA family RNA methyltransferase, whose translation is MASTSSIADRTSSPFMTRLDLLLVQRHLASSRTHAKKLVDAGRVWLASGAGWQPAQKAGQPVGEDWELRVEPLPEDRYVSRAGLKLAAILDYTGLDPRGWRALDVGCSTGGFSDCLLQRGAELVVGVDVGRGQLAQKLRDEPRMRLFEGVNARNLEAAQLAPYGNGGFDAIVMDVSFISQTLILPRLPALLKPGGHLLSLVKPQFEVGPEHIGKGGLVRDEKLYPQVREKITALCESLGLEVEAYIDSPIKGGDGNREFLLWAQKARENLL
- a CDS encoding OsmC family protein; its protein translation is MSEYSSTILWWRNGQDFTDNRYSRGHVWQFDGGLEVPASSSPHVVPLPLSVAENVDPEEAFVAALSSCHMLFFLAIAAKRGFVVDQYRDEAVGVMEKDADGRMAMTRVTLRPQIEFSGDRQPSREQLEKIHHQSHEQCFIANSVKTEVVTEIL
- a CDS encoding DUF1272 domain-containing protein: MLRMKSSCERCGVRLGLADRAYICSYECTFCPQCSEALKHSCPNCQGQLALRPTRTSSPTEVPDHGFKAKLQRLLP
- a CDS encoding 4a-hydroxytetrahydrobiopterin dehydratase; the encoded protein is MTDLAQQKCEACRADAPLVSDEELAELLREIPDWTPVSRGGIMQLERVFKFRNFKQALAFTNRVGEIAEEAGHHPALLTEWGKVTVTWWSHEAKGLHKNDFIMAARTDRQLEAE